A window of the Lysinibacillus irui genome harbors these coding sequences:
- the purB gene encoding adenylosuccinate lyase, translating into MIERYTRPEMGAIWTEQNKYQAWLEVEILACEAWAEIGDIPKEDVAKIRENASFDVNRILEIEQETRHDVVAFTRAVSETLGEERKWVHYGLTSTDVVDTALSYLIKQANDILRKDIVNFIDIIAAKAKEHKYTVMMGRTHGVHAEPTTFGLKLGLWYEEMKRNLERFEAAAKVIETGKMSGAVGTYANIDPRVEQYVCDKLGLTASPISTQTLQRDRHAQYLSALALIATSIEKFATEIRGLQKSETREVEEAFAKGQKGSSAMPHKRNPIGSENMVGMSRLMRGYMVTAYENVALWHERDISHSSAERVILPDATITLNYMLNRFGNIVKNLTVFPENMKRNMDRTFGLIYSQRILLALIDKGLVREEAYDTVQPLAMQAWDEQVQFRTLVDASEKITSYLTKEELDECFDYNYHLQHVDMIFERLGLI; encoded by the coding sequence ATGATTGAACGTTACACAAGACCCGAAATGGGCGCAATTTGGACAGAACAAAATAAATACCAAGCTTGGCTAGAAGTTGAAATTTTAGCTTGTGAGGCTTGGGCTGAAATAGGGGATATCCCAAAAGAGGATGTTGCTAAAATTCGTGAAAATGCTTCATTTGATGTGAACCGTATTTTAGAGATTGAACAAGAAACTCGTCATGACGTTGTTGCCTTTACACGTGCCGTTTCTGAAACACTTGGTGAAGAACGTAAGTGGGTACATTATGGTTTGACTTCTACAGACGTAGTGGACACAGCATTATCTTATTTAATCAAACAAGCAAATGATATTTTACGCAAAGACATTGTGAATTTCATTGATATTATTGCTGCTAAGGCAAAAGAACATAAATATACAGTTATGATGGGACGTACACATGGTGTTCATGCAGAACCAACAACTTTCGGTTTAAAACTTGGTTTATGGTATGAGGAAATGAAGCGTAACCTTGAACGTTTTGAAGCAGCAGCTAAAGTAATTGAAACTGGGAAAATGTCTGGAGCCGTTGGAACATATGCCAACATCGATCCTCGTGTTGAACAGTATGTATGCGATAAATTAGGACTTACAGCATCACCGATTTCAACACAGACTTTACAGCGTGATCGCCATGCACAGTATTTAAGTGCCTTAGCTTTAATCGCTACATCTATTGAAAAATTCGCAACAGAAATTCGCGGCTTACAGAAATCGGAAACACGCGAAGTAGAAGAAGCTTTTGCAAAAGGACAAAAAGGGTCATCAGCAATGCCACATAAACGTAATCCAATTGGTTCTGAAAACATGGTTGGTATGTCTCGTTTAATGCGTGGATACATGGTGACAGCGTATGAGAATGTTGCTTTATGGCATGAGCGTGATATTTCTCATTCATCCGCAGAGCGCGTTATTTTACCGGATGCAACAATTACTCTTAACTATATGTTAAATCGCTTCGGTAATATTGTGAAAAACTTAACAGTATTCCCTGAAAATATGAAACGTAATATGGATCGCACATTTGGTCTAATTTATTCTCAACGCATCTTGTTAGCATTGATAGATAAAGGCTTAGTACGTGAAGAAGCTTATGATACCGTACAGCCTTTAGCGATGCAGGCATGGGACGAGCAAGTTCAGTTCCGTACATTAGTCGATGCAAGTGAAAAAATCACATCTTATTTAACTAAGGAAGAGCTGGATGAGTGTTTTGATTACAACTACCACTTACAGCATGTTGATATGATTTTTGAACGATTAGGACTTATCTAA
- the purK gene encoding 5-(carboxyamino)imidazole ribonucleotide synthase, translated as MTKIIYPGQTIGIIGGGQLGRMMALAAKESGFKIAVLEPAMDSPCGQVADIRIVAPYDDEAALEELAEVSDVITYEFENIDYEGLKRLSQMAYVPQGAELVRITQNRVTEKDAIVKAGCPVAPYIVAKTYEELVANIDSIGYPCIVKTARGGYDGKGQQLLKSTDDLPLAKDLFTHSQCIAEGFVPFVKEVSVIVQRNGHGESYCQPVGENIHVHHILHETIVPARISESTAQAAEREALKIADYLHLVGTLAVEMFVLEDGGIVINELAPRPHNSGHYSIEACNVSQFHQHIRAVCGWPLRKPELWAPSIMVNVLGQHVVPLSNSIAKYPEWSIHLYGKAEAKVNRKMGHVTIMTKDIEETLQQIESSGIWSE; from the coding sequence GTGACGAAGATTATTTATCCTGGACAAACGATAGGTATTATAGGTGGTGGCCAACTTGGTCGGATGATGGCACTTGCTGCTAAAGAGTCTGGATTTAAAATTGCTGTTCTTGAACCTGCAATGGACTCACCGTGTGGACAGGTAGCTGATATTCGTATTGTAGCCCCATATGATGATGAAGCTGCTTTAGAAGAGCTTGCAGAAGTAAGTGATGTCATCACGTATGAATTTGAAAATATTGATTATGAAGGCTTAAAGCGTTTATCACAAATGGCTTACGTTCCACAAGGGGCGGAGTTGGTACGCATTACACAAAACCGTGTAACAGAGAAAGACGCTATTGTGAAAGCTGGTTGTCCAGTAGCTCCATATATTGTTGCAAAAACTTATGAAGAATTAGTAGCCAATATTGATTCGATTGGGTATCCTTGTATAGTCAAAACAGCAAGAGGTGGCTATGATGGCAAAGGGCAGCAGCTTTTAAAATCAACTGACGATCTACCTTTAGCGAAAGATTTATTCACGCATTCTCAATGTATTGCAGAAGGCTTTGTTCCTTTCGTTAAGGAAGTATCGGTCATTGTTCAAAGAAATGGCCACGGTGAATCGTATTGTCAGCCAGTTGGAGAGAACATTCATGTTCATCATATTCTACATGAAACAATTGTGCCTGCTCGCATATCAGAAAGTACAGCTCAAGCTGCAGAACGTGAAGCTTTAAAAATTGCAGATTACTTACATTTAGTAGGAACGTTAGCGGTAGAAATGTTTGTGTTAGAAGATGGTGGGATTGTTATTAATGAATTAGCACCGAGACCTCATAATTCTGGTCACTATTCAATAGAGGCATGTAATGTTTCTCAATTCCATCAGCATATTCGAGCTGTCTGTGGTTGGCCATTACGAAAACCAGAACTTTGGGCACCATCTATTATGGTCAATGTATTAGGGCAGCATGTCGTGCCACTTAGTAACTCAATTGCTAAATATCCTGAATGGTCCATCCATCTTTATGGGAAAGCTGAAGCTAAGGTCAACCGTAAGATGGGCCATGTAACGATTATGACAAAAGACATAGAGGAAACACTACAACAAATCGAGAGTTCTGGCATCTGGTCAGAATAG
- the purE gene encoding 5-(carboxyamino)imidazole ribonucleotide mutase — protein sequence MNPKIGVIMGSSSDWETMKHACDILDELQVPYEKKVVSAHRTPDLMFEYAELARERGIQVIIAGAGGAAHLPGMVAAKTTLPVIGVPVQSRVLNGLDSLLSIVQMPGGVPVATVAIGKAGATNAGLLAAQILSTTDSELANKLDARREATKQQVLESTGDLV from the coding sequence ATGAATCCGAAAATCGGTGTCATTATGGGTAGTTCAAGTGACTGGGAAACAATGAAACATGCATGTGATATTTTAGATGAATTACAAGTACCGTACGAAAAAAAGGTTGTATCTGCACATCGTACACCTGATTTAATGTTTGAATATGCAGAGCTTGCTCGTGAGCGAGGAATACAAGTAATTATCGCTGGAGCAGGTGGGGCTGCACATTTACCAGGAATGGTGGCAGCTAAAACAACGTTGCCTGTAATTGGAGTTCCAGTTCAGTCACGTGTACTTAATGGACTTGATTCATTATTATCCATTGTTCAAATGCCTGGTGGTGTACCTGTAGCAACTGTAGCTATTGGCAAAGCAGGAGCAACAAATGCAGGATTACTTGCAGCTCAAATTTTGTCAACAACAGATTCAGAACTTGCCAATAAATTAGATGCTAGACGTGAAGCAACAAAGCAGCAAGTATTAGAAAGCACAGGTGACTTAGTGTGA
- a CDS encoding NETI motif-containing protein has product MGKKQIWYEVQENESIEECLARMRQDGYMAIGRKEEPLFHIVNGEPTYLRQKIQFKAIPAQDTE; this is encoded by the coding sequence TTGGGAAAAAAACAAATTTGGTATGAAGTACAAGAAAATGAATCCATAGAAGAGTGTTTAGCAAGAATGCGACAAGACGGTTATATGGCCATTGGACGAAAAGAAGAGCCTCTTTTTCATATCGTCAATGGTGAACCAACCTATTTGCGTCAAAAAATTCAATTTAAAGCTATTCCTGCGCAAGATACGGAATGA